One window from the genome of Epinephelus fuscoguttatus linkage group LG3, E.fuscoguttatus.final_Chr_v1 encodes:
- the cdkn2a/b gene encoding cyclin-dependent kinase 4 inhibitor D, whose protein sequence is MLEEIVPTVDDLTTAAARGDSNRVDTLLWAGVDPNGCNVFGRTALQVMMMGSTTVARSLLRAGADPNLKDISTGATPLHDAARTGFLDTVKALVEHGADIQARDNADRRPIDLATENEHSSTADYLTSLENPQ, encoded by the exons ATGTTGGAGGAGATAGTGCCCACGGTGGATGATTTGACAACAGCCGCAGCGCGGGGAGACAGTAACCGTGTGGACACTCTCCTGTGGGCAGGAGTTGATCCTAACGGGTGCAACGTTTTTGGAAGAACCGCTCTGCAG gtgatgatgatgggcaGCACGACGGTGGCTCGGTCGTTACTCAGGGCAGGAGCTGATCCCAACTTGAAGGACATCAGCACAGGGGCCACGCCGCTGCACGACGCGGCCAGGACGGGCTTTTTGGACACTGTGAAGGCGCTGGTGGAGCACGGGGCTGACATCCAGGCCAGGGACAATGCGGACCGGCGGCCTATCGATTTGGCCACAGAGAATGAACACTCATCTACAGCTGATTATCTGACGTCTCTGGAAAACCCTCAGTGA
- the LOC125885948 gene encoding S-methyl-5'-thioadenosine phosphorylase: MASTAPIKIGIIGGSGLDDPDILEGRTERYVDTPYGKPSDALILGKIKNVECVLLARHGRQHTIMPSNVNYQANIWALKEEGCTHLLVTTACGSLREEIQPGDIVIIDQFIDRTTKRAQTLYDGQPTSPPGVCHIPMAEPFCNRTREVLVEVARSLGVKCHVRGTMLSIEGPRFSSRAESLMFRQWGADVINMTTVPEVVLAKEAGLCYASIAMATDYDCWKEHEEAVCVDNVLKTMKENANKASSILLTAIPQISQMDWAQTIKALKSMAQSSVMLPKHEACRK; the protein is encoded by the exons ATGGCTTCCACAGCTCCCATTAAG ATTGGAATCATTGGTGGTTCAGGACTTGATGATCCAGATATCTTGGAGGGAAGGACCGAGCGTTATGTCGACACACCGTACGGAAAG CCATCCGATGCTCTGATCCTGGGGAAGATAAAGAATGTGGAGTGTGTGCTTCTTGCAAG GCATGGGAGACAACACACCATTATGCCGTCCAATGTGAACTACCAGGCCAACATCTGGGCACTGAAAGAAGAGGGCTGCACACATCTGTTGGTCACCACGGCCTGTGGCTCACTGCGGGAGGAGATTCAGCCAGGAGACATTGTCATCATCGATCAGTTCATTGACAG GACTACCAAGAGAGCTCAGACGCTGTATGATGGGCAGCCCACCAGCCCCCCAGGAGTGTGTCACATCCCCATGGCTGAGCCTTTCTGCAACAGAACCAGAGAG GTTCTGGTGGAGGTGGCGCGGAGCCTTGGGGTCAAGTGCCATGTGCGAGGGACCATGTTGAGCATCGAGGGTCCCCGCTTCTCCTCGCGGGCCGAGAGCCTGATGTTCCGCCAGTGGGGCGCTGACGTCATCAACATGACCACTGTGCCAGAGGTGGTCCTCGCCAAGGAGGCCGGCTTGTGCTATGCCAGCATCGCCATGGCAACAGACTACGACTGTTGGAAGGAGCATGAGGAGGCG GTCTGTGTTGACAACGTGCTGAAGACGATGAAGGAGAATGCCAACAAAGCCAGCAGTATCCTGCTGACTGCGATACCTCAGATTAGTCAGATGGACTGGGCTCAGACAATAAAGGCCTTGAAA TCGATGGCACAATCCTCAGTCATGTTACCAAAACACGAAGCGTGCAGAAAATAA
- the toporsa gene encoding topoisomerase I binding, arginine/serine-rich a has protein sequence MSAIKIALQQSQKRGRRKTSETMSAEVSPDSKCPICLDIFNNISYLDLCLHKFCFRCIHEWSKNKAECPLCKQPFHSIYHSIKSEQDFKKYDLRPVESTSFGTFQGVRFRYRTTLTGVHRQMRGRTSPPPDNGVMFEASANAPQQPQDRYIRRMMMRLAAKRRAASEGRAVNNVREQEMVNFRRELYRRGVRVRNVRDGGRSRDTSAEFFRRNPACLHRLIPWLKRELIVLYGAHGSLVNIVQHIIMSRITRYDMEDGAILEELRPFLQGRTEHFLHEFISFAKSPFNMEAYDQHAAYDYPAPSSNEGSSSNSSVIAISEDEEHSADLDPPGDSTSTLSHSVWDDETPGPSYSTTAERSRAECLSVLDSDSDSSLEEETRESRASSQQVSPHNQTDMIQGEVNNEECPSYDSDDCVIVGYVKPTAERTPELVQLSSNSDESDCEDIKAVPLLPQHIRFCSLSPVASQSSDPSGAGQSENVDSEHCHPLALRERCSSSTSSRHKTSSKSDRKDTDRRFECNDRSRDRHWSKDGDRWRKRRSRSSERRHSTRSLVISKCDRNYKKRDSDSSYQSYRHYCEERNNSGMHYTERRSYYYSSRKYSDRRSHSRSRSRDSRRRDRRHSRSRTPSSSHSPLTKRRPHNDKPGGKRKYKTRHLEEASKKELSNSNAEGDSPVKHKKKSKEKHRKKSKDRSRKTSRSLSVELVNEENSHERSKRHHKKKKKHKKKSKRHKSSERTEKHSPAVITIDSDSDSCAHDTQTSSGNKDNPISSTTDDPVDPSPLDTLE, from the coding sequence ATGTCAGCAATCAAGATTGCCCTGCAGCAGAGCCAGAAGAGGGGCAGAAGGAAAACCTCTGAGACAATGTCTGCAGAGGTGTCACCAGACTCCAAGTGTCCCATCTGTTTGGACATATTCAACAACATTTCTTACCTGGATCTCTGCCTGCACAAGTTCTGTTTCCGCTGTATTCATGAGTGGTCCAAGAACAAAGCTGAGTGCCCTCTATGCAAACAGCCATTTCATTCAATCTATCACAGTATAAAATCGGAGCAAGACTTTAAGAAGTATGACCTTCGGCCGGTGGAAAGTACCTCTTTTGGGACTTTTCAAGGAGTGCGATTTAGATACCGCACAACTCTTACCGGGGTCCATCGACAGATGCGAGGAAGGACCTCTCCACCTCCAGATAACGGAGTAATGTTTGAAGCCTCAGCAAATGCTCCACAACAGCCGCAGGACCGTTACATCCGGCGGATGATGATGAGGTTGGCAGCCAAGAGGAGAGCTGCGAGTGAAGGCAGGGCTGTGAACAATGTCAGAGAGCAGGAAATGGTGAACTTCAGGAGGGAACTGTATCGACGGGGAGTGAGGGTTCGGAATGTCCGGGATGGTGGCCGCTCCCGAGACACCTCAGCTGAGTTTTTCCGACGTAATCCTGCTTGCCTGCATAGACTGATCCCCTGGCTAAAAAGAGAACTCATTGTGCTGTATGGAGCCCATGGCTCTTTGGTCAACATAGTTCAACACATCATCATGTCACGCATTACACGTTACGACATGGAGGATGGAGCTATTCTGGAAGAGCTCAGGCCATTCCTCCAGGGGCGCACAGAGCACTTTCTGCATGAGTTCATCAGCTTTGCAAAGTCCCCCTTCAATATGGAGGCCTATGACCAGCATGCTGCCTACGACTACCCAGCCCCTTCCTCAAATGAAGGCAGCAGCTCCAATTCATCTGTAATAGCTATCTCAGAGGATGAAGAGCACTCGGCGGATTTGGACCCGCCAGGAGACTCCACTTCTACTCTGAGCCACTCTGTGTGGGATGATGAGACGCCTGGGCCATCATACTCCACAACAGCAGAGCGGAGCAGGGCAGAGTGTCTGTCAGTCCTTGACTCAGACTCAGACAGCAGTTTAGAGGAGGAGACACGTGAGTCTAGGGCCTCTTCACAGCAAGTGAGTCCTCATAACCAAACAGACATGATCCAGGGTGAAGTTAACAACGAAGAGTGTCCCTCTTATGACAGCGATGACTGTGTTATTGTTGGTTATGTTAAGCCAACAGCAGAGAGAACACCTGAGCTGGTCCAGCTCTCCTCTAACTCCGATGAGTCTGACTGTGAAGATATTAAAGCAGTGCCTCTACTACCTCAGCACATCCGCTTCTGCAGTCTGAGTCCTGTAGCTTCACAGAGTAGTGATCCAAGTGGTGCTGGACAGTCAGAAAATGTAGATTCAGAACATTGTCATCCTTTGGCTTTAAGAGAAAGGTGTAGCTCTTCGACATCCAGCAGGCACAAGACGTCCAGTAAGTCAGACagaaaagacacagacagaagatTTGAGTGTAATGATAGATCTAGGGACAGGCACTGGTCAAAGGACGGAGACCgttggaggaagaggaggtcgAGAAGTTCAGAGCGCAGGCACTCTACCAGGAGCTTGGTGATCTCAAAATGTGACCGTAATTATAAAAAGAGGGACAGTGATAGCAGCTATCAGTCATATAGGCATTACTGCGAAGAGAGAAATAATAGTGGGATGCATTACACGGAGAGGCGGTCCTACTACTACAGTAGCCGCAAATACTCCGATCGGCGCTCCCACTCCAGGAGCCGCAGCAGGGACTCGCGGAGACGAGACAGAAGGCACTCTCGTTCTCGTACTCCTTCCAGCAGTCACTCCCCTTTGACGAAAAGGAGGCCTCACAACGACAAGCCCGGCGGAAAGAGAAAATACAAAACGAGACATTTGGAGGAAGCGTCCAAAAAAGAACTTTCCAATTCAAATGCTGAAGGTGACTCCCCtgtaaaacacaagaaaaagagCAAAGAGAAGCATCGCAAAAAATCCAAAGACAGGTCGAGGAAGACCAGCAGGAGCCTCAGCGTGGAGCTCGTCAACGAGGAAAACTCTCACGAGCGAAGCAAGCGCCACcacaagaaaaagaagaaacacaagaagaaaagcaaaaggcacaagagtagtgAACGCACTGAGAAGCACTCACCTGCTGTCATCACCATTGATAGTGACAGTGACTCTTGTGCTCATGACACCCAGACAAGCAGTGGTAATAAGGACAACCCCATCAGCAGTACCACAGATGACCCAGTGGACCCATCCCCTCTGGACACGCTTGAGTAG
- the ndufb6 gene encoding NADH dehydrogenase [ubiquinone] 1 beta subcomplex subunit 6: protein MSGYTPDEKLRVEQLSKLRRQWLKDQELSPREPVIQAKPPGAIAKFWAGFLEPKSLWRLYTYKAYRGGVFTLTRLLIPAWLVHYYVKYHIAKRPYGIVELKPKLFPGDTILETGEVVPGLPESHGHH from the exons ATGTCTGGTTACACACCAGACGAGAAGCTCCGTGTCGAGCAGCTCTCGAAGCTCCGGAGGCAGTGGCTGAAGGACCAGGAGCTCAGCCCGAGGGAGCCCGTGATACAGGCTAAACCTCCCGGCGCCATCGCCAAGTTCTGGGCTGGTTTCCTGGAGCCTAAGAGCCTGTGGAGGCTTTAC ACCTACAAAGCATACAGAGGTGGAGTTTTCACATTAACACGCCTGTTGATACCTGCTTGGCTTGTCCACTACTATGTGAAATACCACATTGCT AAAAGGCCTTATGGCATTGTGGAACTGAAACCCAAGTTGTTCCCT GGTGACACCATTCTGGAGACGGGCGAAGTTGTTCCAGGTCTCCCAGAGAGTCATGGTCATCACTGa